AAGTTGTATGGTATCGACGATGGGTTAATTTTTACCATGTTCCATGTTAAAAACCCTCAAATATGTCAAGTGAATTGCAATATGCCTATTATGCATTACATTTTACTACAATCCACAATTACAAATTTTTAGCATGTGAAGTGAATTATCACATGCCATTTATGGGTTACATTTTATTGTGATTCATATTTACAATTCTAAAGAATGTGAGGTAAATTGTAGGTTTTGCTTGATCATGTTCCATGTTAACAAACCTTTAATATGTCAAGTGAGTTGCATTGTGGGTATATTATGCAATACATTTACATATGATCCACAAATTACAATTTTTACGCATGTGAAGTGAATTGTCATGTGCCAATGATGGGTTACATTTAAATGTAATCCATGTTTACCAATATTAAGAATATTGATTTAATTCTAAACTATCGACATGAGATTCTTTTTTTAAAAACGTTACACATGTTTTAAGATGATGTAagagaaataataaatatatagatatttaatatttacacttatttattaattatttataaatatattttattattaaaaattatctatttaatatatttaatatatatatttatactaaAATTTCTATTATAAttgtctttattatttatttaatatgtatataatttaaattatttataaaacATATCATATTTAATAACATCTAACTACATTACACCAAAATATTAATTATACTCAAtactaatataaaatatatatattttaacctACCTAGAAAATCAGGCTAATATAAACCATGTGCATTAAATGTTGGGAGTGGGGAGTTCAAAAATTGTTAATTTAGTGGTCTTTCCCCAAACATCTAGTCTATATAAGCTAGGTATATAAGCTAGGTATATAAGCTATAAATAATTCTATCATggttaatagaattttttttaatgaCTTTTAGAAGATATGTTTAATCAAGTTGAAGGTGAAatgttaataaataataataataataatgtgaaTCAAATCTTGAGAAGAAACATATATTAATGTCCACCTACCAATGCAAACTCGATGATAGCAAAATAAAAGAGTGTGAAATCGTGCGTATAATATTAGAAAAGTGAAAACCTAGGGTGGGGCAGTGTATTTGCGTATGAAACTAATGTGGTAAAAGGCTTAGTATTCATTTGCCTCATAGTTTTCCTTACTTTCATGGTCAAAAAAATCAAACAGACGAAAGTGTTTTGATCGTCTTGCTTTGGCTGCAATGAATTTTGAACTATTGATTGTAAAAATCAGCTTGTCCATCTCAACGCCCTTTGGCGTAATTATGAAATTCAAGTTTTCAAACACATCTAATCTGGCTCTAAAATGATATACTTGAATGGTGTCGTTTTTAGATCCAGAATAACTACAACCCAATTTTCCTGGTTGTGATAATTTTGCCCTTTATCATCTATTAAAAACCTTTTAAATTTGGAGATTGTGAAGCAATGATGAAACCCACATTGTATGGGGAACAAGTTTCATATCAGTCATTCCAAAACATGgattagaattaaaaaaaatgatgtATAAATAGTGAAAGTTTAAATTTTGCATTTGGAAATAAGAACATATAACATGTTCTTATATCTCAACAATCGAAACATTGAtgaaggtgttgagttcaaatcTTCTTCAATACACAAAAAGATATTAAATAAGCTTTCAAGATTAAATTTCCTTCTAATAGCCTTATATTTCAACATATTTCTTTACCCAAAATCTCTAATAATATGAAATCAATAACAAAGAATGTTTTAGAAGTGTCAATATTCCATATTTCTCAAAAACATAAAATACAACAAGTATCTAGTTGACATATCCCTTCTATGATAATAGACATGTCATCTCTCTTGTTGGTGGGCAGGATGCCTTCAAAACCTGGTGGATGACACACAATGGGGGCAATAAAGGATAGACTAGCTTGTGGGTAGTAGAATATCAAAAAATATGGAGAGGTTAGGTTGAAATGTGAACTaatattagggttaggtttaaagtgTTTGTgtcttatgtaattttttaataatttatagatctaAAATGTCTACCAATAAGataaatttcatatagttttggGATGATTAAGAGATAAGAGtagttatatttatttaattgttaataTTAATACGTTCAATTATTGATGGAAGTGCAATCAATAATTAGGGGTGGTACTTGATTATGAAGAGTAAGGGGTTAGAAAAATGATGTTTTGGATACTTTTTATGACTGCATAAAAAAGACATCAAAATTGATAACAACAATTTAAAATAACTAGTGAAAGGAGACGCTCTAAATTTGTTAGAACCAATTAACATTAATAGATTAGATTTTGAAAACATGAAGTTAGAATGtcaattaggggaagagcaccaatagccaTTATAGTTCCAATATCTATGCATTCCTTGTGCATtcaaccccccaattactaactcTAAAGAAACCCAAAAATTGATAGCTAAAACCCACTAATAAAATTCACATGTTCCAATAAGCTGCCCACTTTTTAGCATTTTGGGGTATATTTAAGTAGGCATCAAGTCacactttgaaatgtttattgcttTCATTCTAGAGTGTGCATAGCGGATCCTATAATATGTGTTGTTACTACTAGAAGCCAAAATAATAGCCATAAATAATTAGATCGAAATCTCATACATCATTTACTTGTAAATGCATAATCTATTATGACTACTTATATGCTTCCCTAGTGAATTCTCTCCACTAATAAGTAATGAGCAACGCCTCTCCTAAGACCCCATTTTAAAAATGGGGTTTTGGAAATGGAGGTTGAAGGATATGTACGTAATATTGGGTTTGCAATCAACTAAGAAAATGGGGGAATGGAGTTAGCATTCATACAATGATAAAGCCAATGCCAGCGCCATCCATCAATCTCACGGCATTATGTAAACAGGGTCGGTTGAACGAGGCGCTGCACATTCTCCTTACTTCACACAACCCACCTGCATATTCTTCTATATATCTTCAACTATTACAAACCTGCATCGTCAACAATGCACTTTCACAAGGCAAACAAATCCACTCCCTCATCACTCACAGGAGGTTTCTGTTTACCACATGTGCGTTTTTTCagaataatctcatcaacatgTATGTCAAGTGTGGTAGTTTGGTAAATGCACGTAAAGTGTTTGACGATTCGATAGAACGAGACGCCTCATCATGGAACACCATGATTGCAGCTTACAGAAGACATGGATGTCCTCAAGAGTCATTGGAATTGTTTTATCAAATGCAACGAAACGGTATGCAACCCGATCAGTTTACTTTTGCTAgcatactcccagcctgtgccaaaatgagaGCTTTCGAACAGGGCATTGCCATCCATCAAACAATAATTGAAAAGGGgtttttgtcagatgttgttgttGCAAGTGCtgtggtagacatgtatgcaaaatgtggaagcatacacaaggcacgggaactgtttgacagaatgcctggTAAAAATGTGGTCtcttggaatgcaatgattgcaggatacgcACAAAATGGTGCTCTGGAAGAGGCCTCAAGGCTTTTCAAAGAAATGCCTCAACCAGATGTCGTCTCATGGAAttccatgattgcaggatatgcacaaaatgggtttGCTGAAAAGGCCTCGGAGACGTTCAAGCAAATGCAATGTGCAGGTTTAAATCCAAACTCCACAACCTTTATCATCATTCTGCCAGCTTGTGCTAAAATGGGAGCTGTAGAACAGGGAATGCACACTCATCAAAGCATAATTGAAAGTGGATTTGTATCGAATATTGTAGTTGCAAATGCgctgatagacatgtatgcaaaatgtggaaacattcaCAGTGCACGCAATGTATTTGACAGAATGCTTCAAAGAGACGTGGTTTCATGGAATgcgatgattgtaggatatgcGCAAAGTGGTGTTCTTGATGAGGCTTCAAGGCTTTTCGatggaatgcctcaaagaaatgtggtctcatggaatgcgatgATCTCAGGATATGCACAGAATGGGTTTGTTGAAAATGCCTTGGAAACGTTTAAGCAAATGCgcttggcaggtgtaaagccagactCAAccacctttgctagcatccttccATCctttgccaaaatgggagctttagaacagggCAGGAACATCCATCAAATCATAATTGAAAACGGATTTTTGTCAGATGGCGCAGTTGCAAATGCCcttatagacatgtatgcaaaatgtggaattaTACATCAGGCATATGAACTGTTTGATAATATGCCTCGGAGAAATATAGtctcctggactgcaatgattgcagggTATGCACAAAATGGATATTGCAAGGATGCCCTCAAACTGTTTGAACTAATGAAACACCGTGGAACATGCCCTGACAATGCGAGCTTCTCTTGTGTTTTATTTGCTTGCAGTCATGCAGGTTTAGTGGCTGAGGGCTGTAAATACTTTAATAGCATAAGTTATTCTTATTGCATTACGCCTACATTTGATCATTATGTGGGCATGGTTGACCTCCTTGGCCGTGCGGGTTATCTCGAGGAAACACTAAACTTTATTATCAAAATGCCATTTAAACCTGTGATAATTGTGTGGATGTGTTTATTTGCTGCCTGTAGATCGCATAAGAATATGGGGTTAGGCATGTTTGCAGCAACACGCCTCTTTGAACTGGATCCTGAAAATGCCGCGTCTTATGTGCTTCTGTCAAACATCTATGCAGAAGTAGGCAGGTGGAGTGAGGTTCaaaaggtaaggagattgatgaaAGACAGAGGGATTAAAAAAACACCTGGATGTAGCTGGATCGAAAGTCATCAAATGGTTCATGCCTTTGGTGTAGGAGACCAATCACACCAAAAAACACAGGAGATATATGCAAAGTTGGAAAAATTGTCTTGGGAGATGAAGGCAGCAGGGTATTCTCTAGATTCAAAACATGAACTTAATGATGTGAAAGACGAAAAAGAATAATTCCTCTGTCACCATGGTGATAAATTGGCGATTGCATCTGAATGTTGAAGATTGCCCTGAGAATTATTAGATTTGTTAAGAACCTTCGAGTATGGGTTGATTCCCACACTGAAACAAAGTTTAACTCAGATTGTTGCAAGACAAACTGTTGTGAGAGATCCAAACTGGCTTTATAATTTGAATTAATGGTGGTGCTATGTGAAGAAATCTGTAAACATAGGCTTGTACTATAACGTGCTTCACGTCAGACTTGCAGTGGCAAAGAAGTCATcaggtttttcttttctttattgatAAGTTCTTTTTCATCTGTGTGTTCAGACATCTAGAGTTTAGACCTTGCTGTTGATTTAATGAAATCAGATATCTTGAATGCAATGTGTGTTGCCTATATATATACTGAtgtgaaatatttattaaatcctTGTTTTTATATACCGTGGAGGAGCCATGACATTGAGATACTTTCAGGAAACCTGCATATCTTGAATGAAAAGCTGGAAGAGGTGGTGGAAACTGGGAAAAAGTAAGAGAGGAACACTTGAAATAGTAAGAGGAGGTGGAAGCAGGAAAAAGCAAGATAGGAACACTTAAAAGAAATAGAAAGATGCCTTCCTAGTTAAAAAGGTGAGAGAAGGGtgtataattaattcatttattttatctCTGTCATTTTGTTTGGATTAATTGTATTGATCTGTGTTTATGACAGGTGTGTTATTGGGAACTAAATCACTTATATGAGATTATGTACTCAAAATTTATACATTTGGCATCCTTTTGATATGGCAGAGTTCTAATGTTTCTTTATATCCTTTTTCTTTGTGGAAGGACTGATAATGTTCGTAACTtgcatgtttatatttttttttattaatttgttttTAGGTAAAAGAAAATTTTTAGAATGTATATATGTAAAAGTGAAATTATAATTTGATGAAAAAATTGATCACACTGTCAAATTCAGAAATCATCCAGATAATTTATAGTGGATTGTAgaaatttcatgcatttaattaTAATTTGTGTTATATTAAAGTTGGTATGTATAATTGGTGCTTGAAAAATGAGTATAGTGATGGGTAGTTTGAGAGGAGAATACAATTTTTCTATGTATAAGTACATATTTTATCATCCATTGTAGTTGCACGTATGTGCTGTAAAAAATGAGATTTATtaattgatatagacaagaagaggGCTATGAGGTTGCCTTAGAAGAGCTAAATAGGTTACCACTCACTTTTGCTAGATGGGTTGTACTGTGGAAAACGAATGGAAACACATGATAAGTACTTAGGGTCAACTGAATTGTAACAATAGAGTATTTGTAGTCACTATAAGTTTTAAATAAAAGGAATTTAAGAGGATAATAATCACAAAAAACTTAGAAGCAATGTTTTGTAGGACATCTATATGATTGAGAGGAACGCCACAAGTGTATATATTATAGCATGATCAAATTGGATACTTTCTTCACATGTTGCAGCCCCAACAAATGTTAGTAAACATCAAATACCATGTAACAAGATAAGAGagatataaaatattaattaaattggaGGTGGGAGAGTGCAAGGATGTATTTTGAAGAAGTTTATGGAATTGATTGTTAAGAATCAAGCCTTGAAGAGGCAAATTGATATTTTGAAGGTAGGAAGTGTTCCTACCATTCAAGGGCCATCTACTTCTAATAGTGCATTTGCTATTGACAAGGAAGTGTTGATTTTTgaaataaaagaattgaaagagaatattgaagagGAGAATAAAATAAAAGCATCTCTTTCAAATGCAATCATAATAGATATCATCGGCATCATAGGGTAAGAAGGATAAATTTGAAAAATGTTGATACTTACAAAGCCTATTGTGATCTAATGCCTAATAAGGTAAGACATAAGCGACATGTTGATCAATTGAAACCAATTCAAGATAAGTGGTTGCTTAGGACTCAATTATTGATTGATTTTCTCAAAAGGTCATCTAAGGCAACAATAAAGCAACCAGAGTTAAGAGAGACATATAATATGAATAAGGTGATTGAAGAGGCAGTGGTGTTTACTATGAGATTTGAAGTGTAGATTGAATAGAGATTAAAGGTCATTGATCGGGTAGAATGTACTATGATACCTAGCATTAATGATAATCAAGGAAGTCTCAAGTCACTTTACCAACGAAAAGAAGAAATTGGCTCTTTGTTGGGAAAAGGTGCATAAAGATGATGAGTTGAGCACtggaaaaatgaattaattaatagatgaGCTTTATTCTTTTGAGTATACTTGTGGAAAATTTCAAAAAGATTCAAGGTCATTGCTTGATTCAAGGTATGTTGCCAATGTGGAAAAGCTTGAAAATATGTTGAAGATAACATGGCCAAGTGATGAAGTGTTTTTGAATTGGCAAGAAGAGTTTGGCCTTGATGAGGATGAGCCTTGATTTTGCCTTTAGGTTGAGAGTAAGATTTGAATTGATATGGGAAATAATGTTTCCCTCAAACCAACATACAACCTCAAATTTTTGCCTTAACAAGTTTGCATCAAATAAAAGAGGAATTGTATTAGCAACACTTTACAAGGAgcaattttctcttttgattatGGATCTttccatttttctattttttgacTTCTTGATTGTCAGGATAATTTGTAATTTGTTTCTGACCcatacgggatgttcttcccaggtgcctATGAACCAGAGCTCCTTGTCACCACGTTTCGACTTGCATACATCTTTTTCGTCTAGTGTGATGCTCTTTGTTGGCACTTGGCAACAAAACAAGTCAGAAATTACTTAGGTTCATGGCTTGAATCTTGTTGCTCCCTTATTTTGTTATACAAGGGAATTCATATCCATTGAGTAGGGTTCCTTTCTCTGATACTTTTGGGGTATGATTAGGTTCCTTTCTTGTAAttttgctttggaatttgtagagAATGTTTTGTTAAGGAGTTGTAGAAAAGGGAAATCATATCATAAAGAATTGTAGCATTTGTTGAAACATATAATTAAATGGAATATGGAGTTTATGGTGAAATTGTCTCCCATGTGATGTGTTGGTTCTTTTGAATTTGTGAAGCAAGTCTTTGTCATTTCAAAATTGTGAGTTTACCTTATAATTATATTCTAGTTTTTTACTTTATTCTAAGGGAGTAATTAAAATGATTTGAATCGGAGTATGGGAATTTAACACAATCATTTAGGATCTAAAATGCGAATTTAATCATAAATGTTATGGGAAGTTTCGTGTTGAGTCCATAGGTTTTATCATTTGCATGCTACAATTGTTCTTGATTTGATGGACCAAAATCTATAGCCTTGATAAGGCACTGATCAATAAAGTTTTAAGTAGGATTGCAAGGCACTctttaaatcataaaataaaaaaatatctttttttttcatGTTCTATTTTGTTTTAGTAGGTTAGGGTTTGTTGTTCCTTGATTTTGAGAAGAACTAGTATCCATCAAATTtagattgaaaatgattatagGATGAATATGGACAACATATAGCGGAAAATATCTACCCAAAACAATATTCAAGGGTTTAAAGCTTGCATAGTTAGGATATTGTTAAGGATTACCCTCCTTGGTCTAGCAAAGCCAAATGTTTAGAAGGTTGAAACTTTAAGGTTTAACCTTGTCCGTTGGTCATCAACTTGAAAATCCTTAAGCATAAGGATAGCTAACTTTTAGAGAGTTTCAAGGAACTTGGTGGAAAAACACCAACAAAGTGAATACGATTGTTTTTTCCTTTCTCTGTTTCCTTAGTCTCCACATTCTTACTTTTCTTTATCTATCCCTTCAAATCTACAAATCCTTAATAGGAAGGTATCTTTGTCCTACTAGGATTTATCTCTATAACTAACATGAGGGGTTACAGGATCTAATAAAATACTTTTTGGGATGTGGTGGGAATCAATGATTTTACTCTATTATATTCTACAACAATTTAATGTGATTCCTTTGTAGTTTGCCAATATTTTCCATTAACTTCCTTACTATAGTATCATTAAGTAATGTCGTGGTTACTCTTAAGGATACTACTTGAGTAGTTGTGTCACTCGGTCTTCTTACAATCAAAtttattataaaatgatttatATCTCGAGCTATTTAGAGTTATTTACTTTTGAGATCTATTATCAATATAACTAAAGTTTCAAATTTAGTACTAAATACCCAAAGTAAAACTCTTTAGCTTTCTTCCCAGATGTTAATATATTTGTATCATTAATTGTCCTTACTATTGTATCCATGGCTATTGTAGAATCTATATCACACCATGGTAGGAGTAAACTCCCACTTTCTTTGACTAATCTCCTTTTCTCC
The nucleotide sequence above comes from Cryptomeria japonica chromosome 11, Sugi_1.0, whole genome shotgun sequence. Encoded proteins:
- the LOC131071111 gene encoding pentatricopeptide repeat-containing protein At2g13600, with the protein product MIKPMPAPSINLTALCKQGRLNEALHILLTSHNPPAYSSIYLQLLQTCIVNNALSQGKQIHSLITHRRFLFTTCAFFQNNLINMYVKCGSLVNARKVFDDSIERDASSWNTMIAAYRRHGCPQESLELFYQMQRNGMQPDQFTFASILPACAKMRAFEQGIAIHQTIIEKGFLSDVVVASAVVDMYAKCGSIHKARELFDRMPGKNVVSWNAMIAGYAQNGALEEASRLFKEMPQPDVVSWNSMIAGYAQNGFAEKASETFKQMQCAGLNPNSTTFIIILPACAKMGAVEQGMHTHQSIIESGFVSNIVVANALIDMYAKCGNIHSARNVFDRMLQRDVVSWNAMIVGYAQSGVLDEASRLFDGMPQRNVVSWNAMISGYAQNGFVENALETFKQMRLAGVKPDSTTFASILPSFAKMGALEQGRNIHQIIIENGFLSDGAVANALIDMYAKCGIIHQAYELFDNMPRRNIVSWTAMIAGYAQNGYCKDALKLFELMKHRGTCPDNASFSCVLFACSHAGLVAEGCKYFNSISYSYCITPTFDHYVGMVDLLGRAGYLEETLNFIIKMPFKPVIIVWMCLFAACRSHKNMGLGMFAATRLFELDPENAASYVLLSNIYAEVGRWSEVQKVRRLMKDRGIKKTPGCSWIESHQMVHAFGVGDQSHQKTQEIYAKLEKLSWEMKAAGYSLDSKHELNDVKDEKE